A single region of the Rubrobacter aplysinae genome encodes:
- a CDS encoding trimeric intracellular cation channel family protein, producing MTLYLLDLFGVAVFAVSGALRAGQKQMDLFGVLVIAVITAIGGGTVRDVLLGKQPIFWISDVTYLSVILLAAVITVAYGHFREPPRGALLTADAFGLAVFTVIGAQAAAQAAVPVPIVVIMGTITGVVGGVMRDVLCAEVPLILRREIYATASIAGGVVYILLIQLFPGNPGATIIPVAIVFILRLVAIRFDVHIPSFSPRRGK from the coding sequence ATGACGCTTTATCTGCTGGATCTGTTCGGGGTGGCCGTTTTCGCGGTGAGCGGCGCGCTGAGAGCCGGACAGAAGCAGATGGATCTCTTCGGCGTGCTGGTGATCGCGGTAATCACGGCGATCGGTGGCGGCACGGTGCGGGACGTCTTGCTGGGGAAACAGCCGATCTTCTGGATCTCCGACGTCACTTATCTGTCGGTAATACTCTTGGCTGCAGTGATTACCGTGGCGTACGGCCATTTCAGAGAACCGCCTCGCGGCGCACTCCTCACGGCCGACGCCTTCGGGCTGGCGGTCTTCACGGTGATAGGGGCACAGGCCGCGGCGCAGGCCGCGGTACCCGTACCGATAGTCGTCATCATGGGGACCATCACGGGCGTGGTTGGCGGGGTCATGCGCGACGTGCTGTGCGCGGAGGTGCCGCTGATCCTACGGCGCGAGATCTACGCCACCGCCTCCATAGCCGGCGGCGTAGTCTACATTCTCCTGATCCAGCTGTTCCCCGGAAATCCCGGCGCCACGATTATCCCCGTGGCCATAGTCTTTATACTGCGGCTCGTCGCCATCCGGTTCGACGTCCACATACCATCGTTTTCTCCGAGGCGCGGGAAATAA
- a CDS encoding FUSC family protein, which produces MRATDPLPEVGRYLSSGTGRLAANLWPILQTSVAASLSYFLAAVVLGNAQPFFAPIATVVTIGLAPGQRGRRAVEVAIGVALGLAIADVIARIIGVGAVQLGVVAALAMVAAVFFGGRSLLVNQAAISAILVIALLPPDSGFTPDRFFNALVGGGVALAVSYLFPMNPVRLVEKAAEPIFRKLVAVLEEIAEALEEEDLDHSEAALKKARKLDHRVRDFDEALSDGYEISRLSPTRRRSIKHLELYAGASIRIELAVINTRVLARGAANAIRRGAPVPSSMPEAILDLSRAVRALADYLEDREGRRRRSGSRWRRRGVRRRLSKAVTTSPSASSWARSARRPWTCSVAPA; this is translated from the coding sequence ATGAGGGCCACGGACCCGCTACCGGAGGTGGGCCGGTATCTTTCCTCGGGGACCGGGCGGCTCGCGGCCAACCTCTGGCCCATACTCCAGACCTCGGTTGCCGCGAGCCTCTCCTACTTTCTCGCAGCCGTGGTGCTGGGCAACGCGCAGCCCTTCTTCGCTCCCATAGCGACTGTCGTCACGATCGGGTTGGCCCCCGGCCAGCGGGGTAGACGCGCGGTCGAGGTGGCTATCGGTGTCGCTTTGGGGCTCGCGATAGCCGATGTCATCGCGCGGATTATCGGCGTTGGCGCGGTTCAGCTAGGAGTCGTGGCCGCGCTTGCCATGGTGGCCGCCGTATTCTTCGGTGGGAGGAGCCTGCTGGTAAACCAGGCTGCGATCTCGGCGATACTGGTGATCGCCCTGCTACCTCCGGACTCGGGCTTTACCCCCGACCGCTTCTTCAACGCCCTGGTGGGCGGCGGGGTTGCCCTGGCGGTAAGCTATCTTTTTCCCATGAACCCGGTGCGATTGGTCGAGAAGGCCGCCGAGCCTATCTTTCGGAAACTGGTCGCCGTACTCGAAGAGATAGCCGAGGCTCTCGAAGAGGAGGACTTGGATCATTCCGAGGCAGCCCTGAAAAAAGCCCGGAAGCTCGACCACCGGGTGAGAGACTTCGACGAGGCGCTCTCTGACGGCTACGAGATCTCCCGTCTCTCTCCGACCCGGCGCAGGTCCATAAAGCACCTGGAACTCTACGCCGGCGCGAGCATAAGGATAGAGCTGGCCGTGATCAACACCCGGGTCCTGGCCCGCGGTGCTGCCAACGCCATAAGGCGCGGGGCTCCGGTCCCGTCTTCGATGCCAGAGGCCATCCTGGACCTCTCGCGGGCGGTGCGGGCGCTGGCCGATTACCTGGAGGACCGGGAGGGGCGGAGGAGGCGCAGCGGTTCGCGTTGGAGGCGGCGCGGGGTGCGACGAAGGCTCTCGAAGGCCGTCACGACCTCGCCGTCAGCATCCTCGTGGGCCAGGTCCGCTCGGCGGCCGTGGACCTGCTCCGTAGCACCGGCATGA